A single genomic interval of Apis cerana isolate GH-2021 linkage group LG2, AcerK_1.0, whole genome shotgun sequence harbors:
- the LOC108002833 gene encoding probable phospholipid-transporting ATPase IA isoform X7: MEIAGTKVIQWFNELRSRFHLYLYAQNLGPVRAENGGSQGDDQRSSHQHDSSEERVVFINAPHQPAKYRNNHITTAKYSCLSFIPMFLFEQFRRYSNCFFLFIALMQQIPDVSPTGRYTTLVPLIFILSVSALKEIVEDIKRHRADDEINMREVEVLRDGHWQWIQWRKIAVGDVVKVRNNNFFPADLILLSSSEPQSMSFIETANLDGETNLKIRQAHPDTASLLDTAELMNFRANIQCEPPNRHLYEFNGVLRESNKQSVPLGPDQVLLRGAMLRNTRWVFGVVIYTGHDTKLMQNNTTTAPLKRSTLDRLTNTQILMLFFILLLLCLLSSIFNILWTKANSDGLWYLGLNEEMTKNFAFNLLTFIILFNNLIPISLQVTLEVVRYIQATFINMDIEMYHADTDTPAMARTSNLNEELGMVNYVFTDKTGTLTKNVMEFKRCSIGGKIYDLPNPNLNGDEDGTSINTELIKDIIEGRSIQDLSRPVDKKATNHAKVVHEFMIMLSVCHTVIPEKIDETIIYHAASPDERALVDGARKFNYVFDTRTPAYVEIVALGERFRYEILNVIEFTSARKRMSVIVKTPEGKIKLFCKGADSVIYERLSPVSLENSDPEQNSLDNFQDITLEHLEAFASEGLRTLCFAVADIPDNFYQWWRETYHNAIISIGNRENMIENAANLIETKLRLLGATAIEDQLQDQVPETIQALLQADINVWVLTGDKQETAINIGYSCKLITHGMPLYIINESSLDKTREIIIQRCLDFGIDLKCQNDVALIIDGNTLEYALSCDIRMDFLDLCSSCKVVICCRVSPMQKAEVVDLITSNKKAVTLAIGDGANDVAMIQKAHIGVGISGVEGLQAACASDYSIAQFRFLKRLLFVHGSWNYSRMCKLILYSFYKNICLYVIELWFAIYSGWSGQILFERWSIGLYNVVFTAAPPLAMGLFDKVCSAETHLSHPALYATKNTGESSFNIKVFWIWIANALIHSSLLYWLSLLALKEGIVWANGRDGGYIVLGNFVYTYVVVTVCGKAGLIINSWTWVTHCAMWGSIMLWFLFILIYSNFWPILNVGAVMLGNDRMLFSSPVFWLGLVLIPSAVLLMDITVKAVKNTVWKSVTAAARENEIRKSDPGDVFNSHDYRSSLTETARLLKNVKSVFTRRSNAASRVNVEVELSHGFAFSQEEGGSVTQTDVIRAYDTNLPKPGGM; the protein is encoded by the exons ATGGAAATAGCTGGTACAAAAGTGATACAATGGTTCAACGAACTCAGATCCCGGtttcatctttatttatacGCTCAAAATC TTGGTCCTGTAAGGGCGGAAAATGGTGGATCCCAAGGTGACGATCAACGGTCTTCACATCAACACGATAGCAGTGAAGAGAGAGTAGTTTTCATAAATGCTCCTCATCAACCAgcgaaatatagaaataatcacATTACCACTGCGAAGTACTCATGTCTTTCGTTTATACCTATGTTTCTTTTTGAACAATTTCGTCGATATAGTAATTGTTTCTTCTTATTCATCGCTCTCATGCAG caaATACCGGATGTATCACCTACCGGTCGATATACAACTTTGgttccattaatttttattcttagtGTATCTGCGTTAAAAGAAATAGTCGAAGATATT aaaaggcATAGGGCAgatgatgaaattaatatgcGTGAAGTAGAAGTTTTAAGAGATGGTCATTGGCAATGGATACAATGGAGGAAAATTGCTGTTGGTGATGTGGTTAAG GTCCGCAACAACAATTTCTTTCCTGCTGATTTGatcttattatcatcatcgGAGCCACAGAGTATGTCTTTCATAGAGACTGCCAATTTGGATGGAGAGACCAATTTGAAAATACGACAGGCCCATCCTGACACTGCCAGTCTCTTAGATACTGctgaattaatgaattttcgtgCAAATATTCAATGTGAACCACCAAACAGACATTTGTATGAATTTAATGGAGTATTGCGAGAATCTAATAAAca atCTGTACCTTTGGGACCTGATCAAGTATTGCTTCGTGGTGCAATGTTAAGAAATACACGTTGGGTATTTGGTGTAGTAATTTACACAGGCcatgatacaaaattaatgcaaaataatacTACAACTGCACCTTTAAAAAGATCTACTTTAGATCGACTGACCAATACACAAATACTCATGTTATTCTTTATACTTCTTTTGCTGTGCCTTCTATcctcaatatttaatattctttggaCTAAAGCTAATAGTGATGGATTATGGTATTTAGGTTTAAATG AGGAAATGActaaaaattttgcttttaatcttttaacatttattattttatttaataatttaatacctATTTCATTGCAAGTTACATTGGAAGTAGTGAGATATATTCAAgctacatttattaatatggatATAGAAATGTATCATGCAGATACAGATACACCAGCAATGGCACGTACAAGTAATCTTAATGAAGAACTTGGTATggttaattatgtttttactGATAAAACTGGAACTCTTACAAAAAATGTAATGGAGTTTAAACGATGTTCAATTGGTGGCAAAATATATGA ttTACCAAATCCAAATTTAAACGGTGACGAAGACGGTACTAGCATCAATaccgaattaattaaagatattattgaaGGAAGATCAATACAAGATCTTTCTCGCCCTGTTGATAAAAAAGCTACAAACCATGCAAAAGTAGTACATGAATTTATGATTATGCTTTCTGTATGTCATACTGTTATTCCTGAGAAAATTGACGaaactattatttatcatgCTGCATCTCCAg atgaAAGAGCGCTGGTAGATGGAGcacgtaaatttaattatgtatttgataCTCGAACACCTGCTTATGTGGAAATAGTAGCTTTGGGTGAAAGATTtcgttatgaaatattaaatgtaatagaaTTTACCTCAGCTAGAAAAAGAATGTCAGTAATTGTGAAAACACCAGAAGGAAAAATCAAACTTTTTTGTAAAGGGGCTGATTCTGTTATTTATGAAAGATTGTCCCCAGTTTCTTTAGAGAATAGTGATCCTGAACAAAATAGTTTGGATAATTTCCAAGATATAACTTTAGAACATTTGGAAGCATTTGCATCTGAAGGTTTAAGAACACTTTGTTTTGCTGTTGCAGATATACCTGACAATTTTTATCAg tggTGGCGTGAAACTTATCATAATGCAATAATTAGTATAGGAAATCGTGAAAATATGATCGAAAATGCCGCAAATcttattgaaacaaaattaagattattaggTGCAACTGCTATTGAAGATCAATTACAAGATCAG GTACCAGAAACAATACAGGCTCTTTTACAGGCTGACATTAATGTATGGGTATTGACTGGTGATAAACAAGAAACTGCTATAAATATTGGCTattcttgtaaattaattacacaTGGAATGCCATTGTACATAATTAATGAATCGTCTTTAgat aaaacaagagaaattataatacagcGTTGTCTTGATTTTGGAATTGATTTGAAGTGTCAAAATGATGTAGCTCTTATCATAGATGGAAATACATTAGAATATGCATTATCCTGTGATATTAGAATGGATTTTCTAGATTTATGTTCATCTTGCAAAGTTGTTATTTGTTGTAGAGTTTCACCAATGCAGAAAGCTGAg gtGGTTGATTTGATTACAAGTAATAAAAAAGCTGTAACACTTGCGATTGGAGATGGTGCAAATGATGTAGCAATGATCCAGAAAGCCCATATTGGTGTTg gTATTTCTGGTGTTGAAGGTCTTCAAGCAGCTTGTGCTTCGGATTATTCTATTGCACAATTTCGTTTTCTAAAACGCTTATTATTTGTTCATGGGTCATGGAATTATAGTAGGATGTGTAAACTTATACTTTActcattttacaaaaatatttgtctttATGTCATTGAATTATGGTTTGCTATTTATTCTGGCTGGAGTGGTCAAATTCTTTTTGAGCGGTGGTCGATTGGTCTTTACAATGTT gTATTTACAGCAGCACCTCCATTAGCTATGGGACTTTTTGATAAAGTATGTTCTGCGGAAACTCATTTAAGTCATCCAGCATTATATGCCACAAAAAATACTGGAGAatcatcatttaatattaaa GTATTTTGGATATGGATTGCAAATGCTTTAATACATTCATCTCTTCTTTATTGGTTATCACTATTGGCTCTAAAAGAAGGAATAGTATGGGCAAATGGCCGAGATGGTGGTTATATTGTTTTAGGAAATTTTGTATACACA taTGTTGTAGTAACGGTGTGTGGAAAAGcaggattaataattaattcttggaCATGGGTCACTCATTGTGCAATGTGGGGATCTATTATGCTttggtttttatttattttaatatatag TAATTTTTGGCCTATTCTAAATGTGGGTGCAGTAATGTTAGGTAACGATAGAATGTTATTTTCTTCACCCGTATTCTGGCTGGGTTTGGTACTTATACCATCAGCAGTACTACTTATGGATATTACAGTTAAGGC AGTCAAGAATACAGTTTGGAAATCCGTAACTGCGGCAGCTAGAGAAAATGAGATTCGGAAATCTGATCCCGGAGATGTATTCAATAGTCACGACTATAGAAG
- the LOC108002833 gene encoding probable phospholipid-transporting ATPase IA isoform X9 yields the protein MEIAGTKVIQWFNELRSRFHLYLYAQNLGPVRAENGGSQGDDQRSSHQHDSSEERVVFINAPHQPAKYRNNHITTAKYSCLSFIPMFLFEQFRRYSNCFFLFIALMQQIPDVSPTGRYTTLVPLIFILSVSALKEIVEDIKRHRADDEINMREVEVLRDGHWQWIQWRKIAVGDVVKVRNNNFFPADLILLSSSEPQSMSFIETANLDGETNLKIRQAHPDTASLLDTAELMNFRANIQCEPPNRHLYEFNGVLRESNKQSVPLGPDQVLLRGAMLRNTRWVFGVVIYTGHDTKLMQNNTTTAPLKRSTLDRLTNTQILMLFFILLLLCLLSSIFNILWTKANSDGLWYLGLNEEMTKNFAFNLLTFIILFNNLIPISLQVTLEVVRYIQATFINMDIEMYHADTDTPAMARTSNLNEELGMVNYVFTDKTGTLTKNVMEFKRCSIGGKIYDLPNPNLNGDEDGTSINTELIKDIIEGRSIQDLSRPVDKKATNHAKVVHEFMIMLSVCHTVIPEKIDETIIYHAASPDERALVDGARKFNYVFDTRTPAYVEIVALGERFRYEILNVIEFTSARKRMSVIVKTPEGKIKLFCKGADSVIYERLSPVSLENSDPEQNSLDNFQDITLEHLEAFASEGLRTLCFAVADIPDNFYQWWRETYHNAIISIGNRENMIENAANLIETKLRLLGATAIEDQLQDQVPETIQALLQADINVWVLTGDKQETAINIGYSCKLITHGMPLYIINESSLDKTREIIIQRCLDFGIDLKCQNDVALIIDGNTLEYALSCDIRMDFLDLCSSCKVVICCRVSPMQKAEVVDLITSNKKAVTLAIGDGANDVAMIQKAHIGVGISGVEGLQAACASDYSIAQFRFLKRLLFVHGSWNYSRMCKLILYSFYKNICLYVIELWFAIYSGWSGQILFERWSIGLYNVVFTAAPPLAMGLFDKVCSAETHLSHPALYATKNTGESSFNIKVFWIWIANALIHSSLLYWLSLLALKEGIVWANGRDGGYIVLGNFVYTYVVVTVCGKAGLIINSWTWVTHCAMWGSIMLWFLFILIYSNFWPILNVGAVMLGNDRMLFSSPVFWLGLVLIPSAVLLMDITVKAVKNTVWKSVTAAARENEIRKSDPGDVFNSHDYRSSPVHAIAELARCKYPK from the exons ATGGAAATAGCTGGTACAAAAGTGATACAATGGTTCAACGAACTCAGATCCCGGtttcatctttatttatacGCTCAAAATC TTGGTCCTGTAAGGGCGGAAAATGGTGGATCCCAAGGTGACGATCAACGGTCTTCACATCAACACGATAGCAGTGAAGAGAGAGTAGTTTTCATAAATGCTCCTCATCAACCAgcgaaatatagaaataatcacATTACCACTGCGAAGTACTCATGTCTTTCGTTTATACCTATGTTTCTTTTTGAACAATTTCGTCGATATAGTAATTGTTTCTTCTTATTCATCGCTCTCATGCAG caaATACCGGATGTATCACCTACCGGTCGATATACAACTTTGgttccattaatttttattcttagtGTATCTGCGTTAAAAGAAATAGTCGAAGATATT aaaaggcATAGGGCAgatgatgaaattaatatgcGTGAAGTAGAAGTTTTAAGAGATGGTCATTGGCAATGGATACAATGGAGGAAAATTGCTGTTGGTGATGTGGTTAAG GTCCGCAACAACAATTTCTTTCCTGCTGATTTGatcttattatcatcatcgGAGCCACAGAGTATGTCTTTCATAGAGACTGCCAATTTGGATGGAGAGACCAATTTGAAAATACGACAGGCCCATCCTGACACTGCCAGTCTCTTAGATACTGctgaattaatgaattttcgtgCAAATATTCAATGTGAACCACCAAACAGACATTTGTATGAATTTAATGGAGTATTGCGAGAATCTAATAAAca atCTGTACCTTTGGGACCTGATCAAGTATTGCTTCGTGGTGCAATGTTAAGAAATACACGTTGGGTATTTGGTGTAGTAATTTACACAGGCcatgatacaaaattaatgcaaaataatacTACAACTGCACCTTTAAAAAGATCTACTTTAGATCGACTGACCAATACACAAATACTCATGTTATTCTTTATACTTCTTTTGCTGTGCCTTCTATcctcaatatttaatattctttggaCTAAAGCTAATAGTGATGGATTATGGTATTTAGGTTTAAATG AGGAAATGActaaaaattttgcttttaatcttttaacatttattattttatttaataatttaatacctATTTCATTGCAAGTTACATTGGAAGTAGTGAGATATATTCAAgctacatttattaatatggatATAGAAATGTATCATGCAGATACAGATACACCAGCAATGGCACGTACAAGTAATCTTAATGAAGAACTTGGTATggttaattatgtttttactGATAAAACTGGAACTCTTACAAAAAATGTAATGGAGTTTAAACGATGTTCAATTGGTGGCAAAATATATGA ttTACCAAATCCAAATTTAAACGGTGACGAAGACGGTACTAGCATCAATaccgaattaattaaagatattattgaaGGAAGATCAATACAAGATCTTTCTCGCCCTGTTGATAAAAAAGCTACAAACCATGCAAAAGTAGTACATGAATTTATGATTATGCTTTCTGTATGTCATACTGTTATTCCTGAGAAAATTGACGaaactattatttatcatgCTGCATCTCCAg atgaAAGAGCGCTGGTAGATGGAGcacgtaaatttaattatgtatttgataCTCGAACACCTGCTTATGTGGAAATAGTAGCTTTGGGTGAAAGATTtcgttatgaaatattaaatgtaatagaaTTTACCTCAGCTAGAAAAAGAATGTCAGTAATTGTGAAAACACCAGAAGGAAAAATCAAACTTTTTTGTAAAGGGGCTGATTCTGTTATTTATGAAAGATTGTCCCCAGTTTCTTTAGAGAATAGTGATCCTGAACAAAATAGTTTGGATAATTTCCAAGATATAACTTTAGAACATTTGGAAGCATTTGCATCTGAAGGTTTAAGAACACTTTGTTTTGCTGTTGCAGATATACCTGACAATTTTTATCAg tggTGGCGTGAAACTTATCATAATGCAATAATTAGTATAGGAAATCGTGAAAATATGATCGAAAATGCCGCAAATcttattgaaacaaaattaagattattaggTGCAACTGCTATTGAAGATCAATTACAAGATCAG GTACCAGAAACAATACAGGCTCTTTTACAGGCTGACATTAATGTATGGGTATTGACTGGTGATAAACAAGAAACTGCTATAAATATTGGCTattcttgtaaattaattacacaTGGAATGCCATTGTACATAATTAATGAATCGTCTTTAgat aaaacaagagaaattataatacagcGTTGTCTTGATTTTGGAATTGATTTGAAGTGTCAAAATGATGTAGCTCTTATCATAGATGGAAATACATTAGAATATGCATTATCCTGTGATATTAGAATGGATTTTCTAGATTTATGTTCATCTTGCAAAGTTGTTATTTGTTGTAGAGTTTCACCAATGCAGAAAGCTGAg gtGGTTGATTTGATTACAAGTAATAAAAAAGCTGTAACACTTGCGATTGGAGATGGTGCAAATGATGTAGCAATGATCCAGAAAGCCCATATTGGTGTTg gTATTTCTGGTGTTGAAGGTCTTCAAGCAGCTTGTGCTTCGGATTATTCTATTGCACAATTTCGTTTTCTAAAACGCTTATTATTTGTTCATGGGTCATGGAATTATAGTAGGATGTGTAAACTTATACTTTActcattttacaaaaatatttgtctttATGTCATTGAATTATGGTTTGCTATTTATTCTGGCTGGAGTGGTCAAATTCTTTTTGAGCGGTGGTCGATTGGTCTTTACAATGTT gTATTTACAGCAGCACCTCCATTAGCTATGGGACTTTTTGATAAAGTATGTTCTGCGGAAACTCATTTAAGTCATCCAGCATTATATGCCACAAAAAATACTGGAGAatcatcatttaatattaaa GTATTTTGGATATGGATTGCAAATGCTTTAATACATTCATCTCTTCTTTATTGGTTATCACTATTGGCTCTAAAAGAAGGAATAGTATGGGCAAATGGCCGAGATGGTGGTTATATTGTTTTAGGAAATTTTGTATACACA taTGTTGTAGTAACGGTGTGTGGAAAAGcaggattaataattaattcttggaCATGGGTCACTCATTGTGCAATGTGGGGATCTATTATGCTttggtttttatttattttaatatatag TAATTTTTGGCCTATTCTAAATGTGGGTGCAGTAATGTTAGGTAACGATAGAATGTTATTTTCTTCACCCGTATTCTGGCTGGGTTTGGTACTTATACCATCAGCAGTACTACTTATGGATATTACAGTTAAGGC AGTCAAGAATACAGTTTGGAAATCCGTAACTGCGGCAGCTAGAGAAAATGAGATTCGGAAATCTGATCCCGGAGATGTATTCAATAGTCACGACTATAGAAG
- the LOC108002833 gene encoding probable phospholipid-transporting ATPase IA isoform X5, protein MQPSARGNPQVPSPGLLRPFTPPDLSSIPHMDSTPPQNSGVRNSSSSVTGRTNDGIQEQSGPYIIGSPIDLGNIDNVDNIGLHIDSLATGHRRTREHIELQEAGAHETSSEVGPVRAENGGSQGDDQRSSHQHDSSEERVVFINAPHQPAKYRNNHITTAKYSCLSFIPMFLFEQFRRYSNCFFLFIALMQQIPDVSPTGRYTTLVPLIFILSVSALKEIVEDIKRHRADDEINMREVEVLRDGHWQWIQWRKIAVGDVVKVRNNNFFPADLILLSSSEPQSMSFIETANLDGETNLKIRQAHPDTASLLDTAELMNFRANIQCEPPNRHLYEFNGVLRESNKQSVPLGPDQVLLRGAMLRNTRWVFGVVIYTGHDTKLMQNNTTTAPLKRSTLDRLTNTQILMLFFILLLLCLLSSIFNILWTKANSDGLWYLGLNEEMTKNFAFNLLTFIILFNNLIPISLQVTLEVVRYIQATFINMDIEMYHADTDTPAMARTSNLNEELGMVNYVFTDKTGTLTKNVMEFKRCSIGGKIYDLPNPNLNGDEDGTSINTELIKDIIEGRSIQDLSRPVDKKATNHAKVVHEFMIMLSVCHTVIPEKIDETIIYHAASPDERALVDGARKFNYVFDTRTPAYVEIVALGERFRYEILNVIEFTSARKRMSVIVKTPEGKIKLFCKGADSVIYERLSPVSLENSDPEQNSLDNFQDITLEHLEAFASEGLRTLCFAVADIPDNFYQWWRETYHNAIISIGNRENMIENAANLIETKLRLLGATAIEDQLQDQVPETIQALLQADINVWVLTGDKQETAINIGYSCKLITHGMPLYIINESSLDKTREIIIQRCLDFGIDLKCQNDVALIIDGNTLEYALSCDIRMDFLDLCSSCKVVICCRVSPMQKAEVVDLITSNKKAVTLAIGDGANDVAMIQKAHIGVGISGVEGLQAACASDYSIAQFRFLKRLLFVHGSWNYSRMCKLILYSFYKNICLYVIELWFAIYSGWSGQILFERWSIGLYNVVFTAAPPLAMGLFDKVCSAETHLSHPALYATKNTGESSFNIKVFWIWIANALIHSSLLYWLSLLALKEGIVWANGRDGGYIVLGNFVYTYVVVTVCGKAGLIINSWTWVTHCAMWGSIMLWFLFILIYSNFWPILNVGAVMLGNDRMLFSSPVFWLGLVLIPSAVLLMDITVKAVKNTVWKSVTAAARENEIRKSDPGDVFNSHDYRSSPVHAIAELARCKYPK, encoded by the exons ATGCAACCAAGTGCCAGGGGGAACCCCCAGGTTCCCAGTCCTGGCTTATTACGTCCATTTACACCGCCGGATCTTTCTTCTATACCTCATATGGACAGTACACCCCCACAAAACAGCGGTGTTCGTAACAGTTCATCATCTGTAACTGGTCGAACAAACGATGGAATTCAAGAACAATCCGGGCCTTATATCATCGGTAGTCCTATCGACCTCGGCAACATCGATAACGTCGATAATATTGGCCTACATATAGATTCCCTGGCGACTGGACATCGAAGGACACGTGAACACATCGAACTGCAGGAAGCTGGAGCACACGAAACGAGTTCTGAAG TTGGTCCTGTAAGGGCGGAAAATGGTGGATCCCAAGGTGACGATCAACGGTCTTCACATCAACACGATAGCAGTGAAGAGAGAGTAGTTTTCATAAATGCTCCTCATCAACCAgcgaaatatagaaataatcacATTACCACTGCGAAGTACTCATGTCTTTCGTTTATACCTATGTTTCTTTTTGAACAATTTCGTCGATATAGTAATTGTTTCTTCTTATTCATCGCTCTCATGCAG caaATACCGGATGTATCACCTACCGGTCGATATACAACTTTGgttccattaatttttattcttagtGTATCTGCGTTAAAAGAAATAGTCGAAGATATT aaaaggcATAGGGCAgatgatgaaattaatatgcGTGAAGTAGAAGTTTTAAGAGATGGTCATTGGCAATGGATACAATGGAGGAAAATTGCTGTTGGTGATGTGGTTAAG GTCCGCAACAACAATTTCTTTCCTGCTGATTTGatcttattatcatcatcgGAGCCACAGAGTATGTCTTTCATAGAGACTGCCAATTTGGATGGAGAGACCAATTTGAAAATACGACAGGCCCATCCTGACACTGCCAGTCTCTTAGATACTGctgaattaatgaattttcgtgCAAATATTCAATGTGAACCACCAAACAGACATTTGTATGAATTTAATGGAGTATTGCGAGAATCTAATAAAca atCTGTACCTTTGGGACCTGATCAAGTATTGCTTCGTGGTGCAATGTTAAGAAATACACGTTGGGTATTTGGTGTAGTAATTTACACAGGCcatgatacaaaattaatgcaaaataatacTACAACTGCACCTTTAAAAAGATCTACTTTAGATCGACTGACCAATACACAAATACTCATGTTATTCTTTATACTTCTTTTGCTGTGCCTTCTATcctcaatatttaatattctttggaCTAAAGCTAATAGTGATGGATTATGGTATTTAGGTTTAAATG AGGAAATGActaaaaattttgcttttaatcttttaacatttattattttatttaataatttaatacctATTTCATTGCAAGTTACATTGGAAGTAGTGAGATATATTCAAgctacatttattaatatggatATAGAAATGTATCATGCAGATACAGATACACCAGCAATGGCACGTACAAGTAATCTTAATGAAGAACTTGGTATggttaattatgtttttactGATAAAACTGGAACTCTTACAAAAAATGTAATGGAGTTTAAACGATGTTCAATTGGTGGCAAAATATATGA ttTACCAAATCCAAATTTAAACGGTGACGAAGACGGTACTAGCATCAATaccgaattaattaaagatattattgaaGGAAGATCAATACAAGATCTTTCTCGCCCTGTTGATAAAAAAGCTACAAACCATGCAAAAGTAGTACATGAATTTATGATTATGCTTTCTGTATGTCATACTGTTATTCCTGAGAAAATTGACGaaactattatttatcatgCTGCATCTCCAg atgaAAGAGCGCTGGTAGATGGAGcacgtaaatttaattatgtatttgataCTCGAACACCTGCTTATGTGGAAATAGTAGCTTTGGGTGAAAGATTtcgttatgaaatattaaatgtaatagaaTTTACCTCAGCTAGAAAAAGAATGTCAGTAATTGTGAAAACACCAGAAGGAAAAATCAAACTTTTTTGTAAAGGGGCTGATTCTGTTATTTATGAAAGATTGTCCCCAGTTTCTTTAGAGAATAGTGATCCTGAACAAAATAGTTTGGATAATTTCCAAGATATAACTTTAGAACATTTGGAAGCATTTGCATCTGAAGGTTTAAGAACACTTTGTTTTGCTGTTGCAGATATACCTGACAATTTTTATCAg tggTGGCGTGAAACTTATCATAATGCAATAATTAGTATAGGAAATCGTGAAAATATGATCGAAAATGCCGCAAATcttattgaaacaaaattaagattattaggTGCAACTGCTATTGAAGATCAATTACAAGATCAG GTACCAGAAACAATACAGGCTCTTTTACAGGCTGACATTAATGTATGGGTATTGACTGGTGATAAACAAGAAACTGCTATAAATATTGGCTattcttgtaaattaattacacaTGGAATGCCATTGTACATAATTAATGAATCGTCTTTAgat aaaacaagagaaattataatacagcGTTGTCTTGATTTTGGAATTGATTTGAAGTGTCAAAATGATGTAGCTCTTATCATAGATGGAAATACATTAGAATATGCATTATCCTGTGATATTAGAATGGATTTTCTAGATTTATGTTCATCTTGCAAAGTTGTTATTTGTTGTAGAGTTTCACCAATGCAGAAAGCTGAg gtGGTTGATTTGATTACAAGTAATAAAAAAGCTGTAACACTTGCGATTGGAGATGGTGCAAATGATGTAGCAATGATCCAGAAAGCCCATATTGGTGTTg gTATTTCTGGTGTTGAAGGTCTTCAAGCAGCTTGTGCTTCGGATTATTCTATTGCACAATTTCGTTTTCTAAAACGCTTATTATTTGTTCATGGGTCATGGAATTATAGTAGGATGTGTAAACTTATACTTTActcattttacaaaaatatttgtctttATGTCATTGAATTATGGTTTGCTATTTATTCTGGCTGGAGTGGTCAAATTCTTTTTGAGCGGTGGTCGATTGGTCTTTACAATGTT gTATTTACAGCAGCACCTCCATTAGCTATGGGACTTTTTGATAAAGTATGTTCTGCGGAAACTCATTTAAGTCATCCAGCATTATATGCCACAAAAAATACTGGAGAatcatcatttaatattaaa GTATTTTGGATATGGATTGCAAATGCTTTAATACATTCATCTCTTCTTTATTGGTTATCACTATTGGCTCTAAAAGAAGGAATAGTATGGGCAAATGGCCGAGATGGTGGTTATATTGTTTTAGGAAATTTTGTATACACA taTGTTGTAGTAACGGTGTGTGGAAAAGcaggattaataattaattcttggaCATGGGTCACTCATTGTGCAATGTGGGGATCTATTATGCTttggtttttatttattttaatatatag TAATTTTTGGCCTATTCTAAATGTGGGTGCAGTAATGTTAGGTAACGATAGAATGTTATTTTCTTCACCCGTATTCTGGCTGGGTTTGGTACTTATACCATCAGCAGTACTACTTATGGATATTACAGTTAAGGC AGTCAAGAATACAGTTTGGAAATCCGTAACTGCGGCAGCTAGAGAAAATGAGATTCGGAAATCTGATCCCGGAGATGTATTCAATAGTCACGACTATAGAAG